From the Toxotes jaculatrix isolate fToxJac2 chromosome 15, fToxJac2.pri, whole genome shotgun sequence genome, one window contains:
- the LOC121194754 gene encoding potassium voltage-gated channel subfamily E member 2, which produces MMWSVKTRQKISASDWSNLTLHLEESLTSALGHYLDNWRRNVTAAAKALDKTLAEENFRDVIWYLAVMIGLFAFIIVAILVSTVKSKRREHSNDPYHQYIKEDWTAQLHQSEVITNFAA; this is translated from the exons atgatgTGGTCTGTGAAAACCCGGCAAAAG ATCAGTGCCTCTGATTGGTCCAACCTGACCCTTCACCTAGAGGAGTCTCTGACCAGCGCTTTGGGTCACTATCTTGACAACTGGAGGCGTAACGTGACAGCTGCAGCCAAAGCTTTAGACAAGACACTGGCTGAGGAGAACTTCAGGGATGTCATCTGGTATCTGGCGGTGATGATCGGCTTATTTGCCTTCATTATTGTAGCCATCCTGGTGAGCACAGTCAAATCCAAGAGGCGGGAGCACTCTAATGACCCCTACCACCAATACATCAAGGAGGACTGGACTGCTCAGTTGCATCAGAGTGAGGTTATAACCAACTTTGCAGCTTGA
- the casq2 gene encoding calsequestrin-2, whose translation MLSLWLFLLPCLSLVPLAPAEKGLEFPQYDGKDRVLDINDKNYKKALKKYNMLCLFYHEPIPDSKELQKQHQMTELVLELAAQVMEEKDIGFGMVDSHKDAKVAKKLGLEEEGSVYVFKADRVIEFDGLLSANTLVEFLLDLLEEPVEVIGNALELRAFDRMEEEIRLIGYFKSEDSEHYEAFKEAAEQFQPYIKFFATFEKSVAKELTLKMNEVDFYEPFMEEPVTIPGKPHSEEDLVDFITQHRRPTLRKLRAEDMFETWEDDIEGIHIVAFAEEEDPDGYEFLEILKEVARDNTHLPDLSIVWIDPDDFPLLIPYWEKTFKVDLFRPQIGVVNVTDADSVWMEMEDEEDLPSAQELEDWIEDVLSGKVNTEDDDDDDDDDDDDDDGDDGDEDSDEEDDGDNEDDDDDDDDDDNDDDDDDDDEE comes from the exons ATGCTCTCCCTGTGGTTGTTCCTACTCCCTTGCCTGAGTCTCGTGCCTCTGGCCCCGGCCGAGAAGGGCCTGGAGTTCCCACAGTATGACGGGAAAGACCGCGTCCTGGACATCAATGACAAGAACTACAAGAAAGCCTTGAAGAAGTACAACATGCTTTGCCTGTTCTACCATGAGCCTATACCAGACAGCAAGGAGCTACAAAAACAGCACCAGATGACTGAGCTGGTGCTGGAG CTTGCAGCTCAGGTTATGGAAGAGAAGGACATTGGGTTTGGGATGGTAGACTCCCACAAAGATGCAAAGGTGGCAAAGAAACTTG GTCTGGAAGAGGAAGGCAGTGTATATGTTTTTAAAGCTGATCGGGTGATCGAGTTTGACGGCTTGCTCTCTGCTAACACCCTGGTGGAGTTTTTGCTGGAC CTGTTGGAGGAGCCAGTGGAGGTGATAGGAAATGCCCTGGAGCTGAGAGCCTTTGATAGGATGGAGGAAGAAATCCGCCTCATTGGTTATTTCAAGAGTGAAGACTCTGAGC ACTATGAAGCATTTAAAGAAGCTGCAGAGCAGTTCCAACCTTACATTAAGTTCTTTGCCACGTTTGAGAAATCT GTGGCCAAGGAGCTGACACTGAAGATGAATGAGGTGGATTTCTATGAGCCCTTCATGGAGGAGCCCGTCACCATCCCAGGCAAACCTCATTCTGAGGAGGATCTGGTGGATTTCATAACTCAACACAGACG ACCAACTCTGAGAAAGCTGCGTGCTGAAGATATGTTTGAGACCTGG gaGGATGATATTGAGGGCATCCACATTGTGGCTtttgcagaggaggaggatccCG ATGGCTATGAGTTCTTGGAGATCCTGAAGGAGGTGGCCCGAGACAACACTCACCTGCCTGATCTCAGCATCGTCTGGATTGACCCCGATGACTTTCCACTG CTGATCCCTTACTGGGAGAAGACCTTCAAGGTGGACCTATTCAGACCACAGATTGGAGTAGTCAACGTTACAGAT gCCGACAGCGTGTGGATGGAGATGGAAGATGAGGAGGATCTGCCCAGTgctcaggagctggaggactggATTGAAGATGTGCTCTCTGGCAAAGTCAACACTgaggatgacgatgatgatgatgatgatgatgatgatgatgacgatggcGATGACGGTGACGAAGATagtgatgaggaggatgatggtgacaatgaagatgatgatgatgatgacgacgacgatgacaacgatgatgacgatgacgacgatgatgaaGAGTAA